Proteins co-encoded in one Gossypium arboreum isolate Shixiya-1 chromosome 11, ASM2569848v2, whole genome shotgun sequence genomic window:
- the LOC108473111 gene encoding uncharacterized protein At2g34160-like, whose product MGVEAVAATGGGGGGVEAQKKNRIQVSNTKKPLFFYVNLAKRYIQQHNEVELSALGMAITTVVTIAEILKNNGLAIEKKVLTSTVGMKDENKGRVVLKAKIEIVLGKSEKFDLLMNASNVATETDPKDKE is encoded by the exons atgggtgtggAGGCAGTGGCTGCTACAGGTGGAGGAGGAGGAGGTGTTGAGGCACAGAAGAAGAACAGAATTCAAGTCTCTAACACCAAAAAGCCTCTCTTTTTCTATGTTAATCTTGCTAAA AGATATATCCAGCAGCATAATGAGGTTGAGCTTTCTGCCTTGGGCATGG CAATCACTACTGTTGTCACTATTGCTGAGATCTTGAAGAATAATGGACTTGCTATTGAGAAGA AAGTTTTGACATCCACAGTCGGCATGAAAGACGAGAACAAAGGGCGTGTTGTTCTAAAAGCCAAG ATTGAAATCGTGTTGGGGAAGTCTGAAAAGTTCGACTTGCTGATGAATGCTTCCAATGTGGCAACGGAGACTGATCCTAAAGACAAGGAATGA
- the LOC108473948 gene encoding flowering locus K homology domain-like has product MAEVGQSYGENEVEQVQEHGDLEQNLNLGHDLNLEHSANLEQNANLEHIANLEHMANLEHNANLEHIANLQQIANLEHNANLEHIANLEHNANLEHSVDSEQNLNLEEEPEENLEEQKLQQESQHQPKQDHENEAVVGGGEKKWPGWPGESVFRMLVPAQKVGSIIGRKGEFIKKIVEETRARIKILDGPPGTQERAVMVSGKEEPDSSLPPAMDGLLRVHKRLIDGLEGDSSHAPSAVGTKVSTRLLVPAPQAGSLIGKQGTTVKTIQESSNCIVRVLGSEDLPVFALQDDRIVEVVGEAADVHKALELIASHLRKFLVDRSIIPLFEMHMQKSNPQMDHMPPRQTWAPPQGVPPNAGGGGFGHNPQYMPPPRQLENYYPPADMPPMDKQPHQGISAYGREAPTGAHGSSNPNAPSMITQVTQQMQIPLSYADAVIGTAGASISYIRRVSGATVTIQETRGVPGEMTVEISGTASQVQTAQQLIQNFMAEAAAPAQAQVGGAADQAYNPYAAHGSLYASPPPNPGHAGGYGYGSNYGY; this is encoded by the exons ATGGCTGAAGTTGGTCAAAGCTATGGTGAGAATGAAGTAGAACAAGTGCAAGAACATGGGGACTTAGAGCAGAATCTTAACCTGGGGCATGATTTGAACTTGGAGCACAGTGCAAACTTGGAACAAAATGCGAACTTGGAGCACATTGCAAACTTGGAGCACATGGCAAACTTGGAGCACAATGCAAACTTGGAGCATATTGCGAACTTACAGCAGATTGCAAACTTGGAGCACAATGCAAACTTAGAGCACATTGCTAACTTGGAGCACAATGCTAACTTAGAGCACAGTGTGGACTCGGAGCAGAACTTAAACTTGGAGGAAGAACCAGAAGAGAACTTGGAGGAGCAGAAATTGCAGCAGGAATCACAACATCAACCAAAACAAGATCATGAAAACGAGGCAGTGGTTGGAGGTGGTGAAAAGAAGTGGCCTGGATGGCCTGGAGAGAGTGTTTTCCGGATGTTAGTTCCTGCACAGAAGGTTGGTAGTATAATTGGACGTAAGGGGGAGTTCATAAAAAAAATAGTTGAGGAGACAAGAGCTCGAATCAAGATACTTGATGGTCCTCCAGGGACACAAGAGAGAGCT GTAATGGTATCTGGGAAGGAGGAGCCTGATTCTTCTCTTCCGCCTGCTATGGATGGACTTTTAAGGGTCCATAAACGCCTTATTGATGGCTTGGAGGGTGATTCATCTCATGCACCATCGGCTGTGGGAACCAAGGTTTCAACAAGGCTGCTAGTCCCTGCCCCACAAGCTGGAAGTTTGATTGGAAAACAAGGAACAACTGTCAAAACCATTCAAGAATCGTCTAATTGTATTGTTAGAGTTCTTGGATCAG AAGACCTTCCAGTCTTTGCTCTTCAAGATGATAGGATTGTTGAAGTTGTAGGAGAAGCAGCTGATGTGCATAAAGCTTTGGAGCTAATTGCATCTCACCTCAGGAAGTTTTTAGTGGACCGCAGTATAATTCCCTTATTTGAAATGCAT ATGCAAAAGTCTAATCCTCAGATGGACCATATGCCACCTCGTCAAACCTGGGCCCCACCTCAAGGTGTCCCTCCTAATGCTGGTGGAGGTGGTTTTGGACACAATCCTCAGTACATGCCGCCTCCACGGCAACTCGAGAATTACTACCCACCTGCTGATATGCCTCCTATGGATAAGCAGCCACATCAGGGTATTTCTGCCTATGGAAGAGAAGCCCCAACTGGTGCTCATGGATCATCAAATCCCAATGCACCATCAATGATCACACAG GTCACTCAGCAAATGCAAATTCCGCTATCTTATGCTGATGCTGTTATTGGGACAGCTGGTGCAAGCATTAGCTATATTCGACGTGTTAGTGGGGCAACTGTCACCATTCAAGAAACTAGGGGTGTTCCTGGGGAAATGACTGTTGAAATAAGTGGTACTGCTTCACAAGTTCAAACTGCTCAGCAACTGATACAG AATTTTATGGCTGAAGCTGCCGCACCAGCACAGGCACAAGTTGGTGGGGCTGCAGACCAGGCTTATAATCCGTATGCAGCTCATGGTTCTCTATACGCATCACCTCCACCTAATCCAGGACATGCGGGTGGCTATGGCTATGGTTCAAACTATGGGTACTAA